From the Desulforegula conservatrix Mb1Pa genome, one window contains:
- a CDS encoding B12-binding domain-containing radical SAM protein, whose protein sequence is MSSHDVILINPPYSTMGNPYISVPVLHSYLEKENINVLSMDLDAALYKELAKPEIVRRGIDHTKKRFVELNCRENLNFAEAVEYRMFSTLLFQLSCHGKELNNFVDGDYSHDDFKKVCFNKLLITASSALSFPEMIVTVPQFAVNPLFESFSVSEIFDSLSDSNLILDIIYQNIDSIMEAHDSPVWGISVTFHDQIIKAFQCAAHIKKKNPRAFIIMGGPSIAHYFRNLPDNRLFSIVDAFAYFEGELTLKSLVGVLKNNGSLQDVPGIAFNEGNKIFHTMPPEKIHINNSAAPDYNVIDLDSFIKSRANMTVPIRLTKGCSWGKCTFCSSFESYYEQIDPEIALGQLLKVYHDTGIRNFMFSDEASPLTVLDYLSKKIIELGISISWTFHTRLTKKLTKERCRLYKQAGCSQIYIGIESTSDRILKKMGKGITFGQIKDFFDEMEPILPIGAYMMIGFPGEREDEAENGFRYLSQLVEKKKLASFVYSQFTVKTGSAIWDNPEAFGISELSKRKDLDLDHNIYCFKTEGMPLEKIYRLFSLYSGKTKIEQIFSKISRIDFQEIHETLNFSMKDTTDFVVSDTSFFYQSMRKWFSNPETIPRTGQISW, encoded by the coding sequence ATGAGCAGTCACGATGTCATCCTCATTAATCCACCTTACAGCACCATGGGAAATCCTTATATAAGCGTTCCTGTTCTTCATTCCTATCTTGAGAAAGAAAATATTAATGTTCTGTCTATGGATCTCGATGCCGCACTTTACAAAGAGCTTGCCAAACCTGAGATTGTCCGTAGAGGCATTGACCATACAAAAAAAAGATTTGTAGAGCTTAACTGCAGAGAAAATTTAAATTTTGCGGAAGCCGTTGAATACAGGATGTTTTCTACCTTACTGTTTCAGCTTTCATGCCACGGCAAGGAACTAAATAATTTTGTAGATGGTGATTATTCCCATGATGATTTTAAAAAGGTTTGCTTTAACAAACTATTAATAACAGCTTCAAGCGCCTTAAGTTTTCCTGAAATGATAGTCACAGTGCCTCAATTTGCCGTCAACCCTTTGTTTGAAAGTTTTTCTGTTTCAGAAATTTTTGATAGCCTGTCAGACAGTAATCTGATTCTTGATATAATCTATCAAAACATTGATTCCATAATGGAAGCGCATGATTCCCCTGTTTGGGGAATTTCAGTTACTTTTCACGACCAGATAATAAAGGCCTTTCAATGCGCTGCTCATATAAAAAAGAAAAACCCGCGTGCTTTTATAATCATGGGAGGGCCATCTATCGCTCACTATTTCAGAAATCTTCCTGATAACAGATTGTTTTCAATCGTAGATGCCTTTGCATATTTTGAAGGTGAATTAACACTCAAATCATTGGTGGGCGTTTTAAAAAACAATGGCTCTCTCCAAGATGTTCCTGGAATTGCATTCAATGAAGGCAATAAAATATTCCATACTATGCCTCCTGAAAAAATCCACATCAATAATTCGGCAGCGCCCGATTACAATGTCATAGATCTTGACAGTTTTATAAAATCCAGGGCTAACATGACCGTTCCCATTCGACTGACAAAAGGCTGTTCATGGGGAAAATGCACTTTCTGCTCTTCTTTCGAGTCATACTATGAACAGATTGATCCTGAAATAGCACTGGGACAATTGCTAAAAGTATATCATGATACAGGTATCCGTAATTTTATGTTTTCGGACGAGGCCTCACCATTAACAGTTCTGGATTATCTGTCAAAAAAAATCATTGAGCTTGGCATCTCAATTTCATGGACTTTCCATACCAGACTGACAAAAAAGCTAACAAAAGAACGCTGCCGACTATATAAACAGGCTGGATGCAGTCAGATTTACATTGGAATCGAATCGACATCGGATAGAATTCTTAAAAAAATGGGCAAGGGTATAACTTTCGGGCAGATTAAGGATTTTTTTGATGAAATGGAGCCTATTCTTCCAATCGGAGCGTATATGATGATAGGTTTTCCAGGTGAGCGTGAAGATGAAGCTGAAAATGGTTTTAGGTATTTAAGTCAATTAGTTGAAAAAAAGAAACTTGCCTCTTTTGTATATTCACAGTTTACAGTTAAAACCGGATCAGCAATATGGGATAATCCCGAAGCATTTGGCATTTCAGAACTAAGCAAAAGAAAAGATCTTGATCTGGATCACAATATATACTGTTTCAAAACAGAAGGCATGCCCCTTGAAAAAATTTATAGGCTGTTTTCTCTTTATTCAGGTAAAACAAAAATCGAACAGATATTTTCAAAAATAAGCAGAATAGATTTTCAGGAAATACATGAAACCTTAAATTTCAGTATGAAAGACACTACTGATTTTGTTGTTTCAGATACCAGTTTTTTTTACCAATCAATGCGGAAATGGTTCTCAAATCCTGAAACAATACCCAGGACAGGTCAAATATCATGGTAA
- a CDS encoding TolC family protein, translating to MSLRLSILFLLLTSTAFAKEITLEQAVQNTLMLQADILYSKLNADASKSAYEGTSGPFDNTLNSSAEVASGQVPLDGVEKKLYGRDINTVKSQSYKLQLSKLTRSGVSVQTSADLLISNDIAPDLKQPRESTPTIGVKLNFPIYDLLMENQNTTNEKIALETSRASLHDYFFQASTSVYQTVVNYWSYLAAYEQLLIYKKSEQNTQKMLSDFQKLVEKGERPMADSNQIKANLANKHARVVTGEQDLATKGYELAKSMGVPYEEIELSFPKIQWVKVNDPGKFVVDEFVQNAYEKRFDIKSIEITLHSAELMLESSKRGLKPDLNLYASAYASDKSPHVSGNVISNAGTFTTGISFSQPLENSSAKSDVIQKEIALRQMKLNLANAKRKAGIDVVSALNGFKQSLKAYKFSMETVDLYNEALKVEGSKFKLGMSTVIDVINTHENYQNALISNIDNLRIVAVSLAGVVYDTGGMISVVDGEKILVNLPALYSLNAK from the coding sequence ATGTCACTGCGGTTGTCTATCTTGTTCTTGCTGCTGACCTCCACTGCTTTTGCCAAAGAAATAACTCTTGAACAGGCAGTTCAAAATACCCTTATGTTACAGGCAGATATTCTTTACAGTAAATTGAACGCAGATGCGTCGAAAAGTGCGTATGAAGGAACCAGCGGGCCTTTTGACAATACCTTGAATTCCAGTGCAGAGGTCGCATCTGGTCAGGTTCCTCTAGATGGTGTTGAAAAAAAACTTTATGGAAGAGACATTAACACAGTTAAATCTCAATCATATAAATTACAGCTTAGCAAACTTACCAGAAGCGGGGTTTCTGTTCAGACATCTGCTGATCTTTTGATTTCAAATGACATTGCTCCTGATCTTAAACAGCCCAGAGAATCAACTCCAACTATAGGCGTTAAGCTAAATTTCCCCATATATGATCTGTTGATGGAAAACCAAAACACTACCAATGAAAAAATAGCGCTGGAAACAAGCAGGGCGAGCCTTCATGATTATTTTTTCCAGGCATCAACCAGTGTCTATCAGACTGTAGTCAACTACTGGAGCTATCTTGCAGCTTATGAGCAGCTTCTCATTTATAAAAAAAGTGAACAGAATACTCAAAAAATGCTGTCCGATTTTCAGAAACTGGTTGAAAAAGGCGAGCGCCCAATGGCCGATTCAAACCAGATCAAGGCCAACCTTGCCAACAAACATGCCCGTGTAGTCACAGGTGAACAAGATCTTGCAACCAAAGGTTATGAACTTGCAAAGTCTATGGGTGTCCCATATGAAGAAATAGAATTGTCATTCCCAAAAATTCAGTGGGTGAAGGTTAATGATCCTGGAAAATTTGTTGTGGATGAGTTTGTTCAGAATGCCTATGAAAAAAGATTCGACATCAAGTCAATTGAAATTACCCTGCATTCCGCAGAGTTGATGCTTGAATCATCAAAAAGGGGGCTAAAACCTGATCTGAATCTATATGCTTCCGCCTACGCTTCTGACAAGAGCCCCCACGTCTCAGGCAATGTGATTAGCAATGCCGGAACTTTCACAACAGGTATCTCATTTTCTCAGCCATTGGAGAACAGTTCTGCAAAAAGTGACGTGATCCAGAAGGAAATCGCTCTCCGTCAAATGAAGTTGAATCTTGCCAATGCAAAAAGAAAGGCAGGAATTGACGTGGTTTCTGCTCTGAACGGATTTAAACAGAGTCTGAAAGCTTACAAGTTTTCCATGGAAACCGTTGATCTTTATAACGAAGCCTTGAAAGTTGAAGGCAGTAAATTCAAGCTGGGAATGAGTACGGTTATAGATGTTATAAACACACATGAAAATTATCAGAACGCTCTTATTTCCAATATAGACAATTTACGTATTGTTGCTGTGTCTCTGGCAGGAGTTGTTTATGATACGGGTGGAATGATCAGCGTTGTTGATGGCGAGAAAATTCTGGTTAATCTTCCTGCTCTTTATTCTTTGAACGCAAAATAA
- a CDS encoding B12-binding domain-containing radical SAM protein — protein MDKKKCRVLLFHSLSARDSYSDSDFRIAPIGLFFIAGALREHGFEPLIIPVLLPVFLEDSAISADYKKELRKKIHNFNPQYIGYSFRNLYNFGPPVIKTNTLVDFFCISQDLPVIDFLKNCSGAPVIAGGSGFSLAPEFYMTYLNLDYGIQGEGEHSMVMLLEKLNQGEEVDSVPGLVFRRDSIIHKNDRKNCDNDSLWKMDVSCLDNLTEIYHDNGGYGSIQTKRGCSFNCSYCVYPYLEGQKYRLRPVSQIVSEIRTYLQDYKIQHIYFVDSVFSSPTDHSIAIVDAIIESRLDIKWYAYVNPSGLTEALLQKYRGSGCAGLVLTLESGSDKVLKYLKKGFTTKDSVIAIENLVNAKIPFEVSMLTGSPEETENTLNETLLFCHDYLKNIPVTFTPGVWMHPVSSIFSDFHNTSNQDVDVLSRLILSNDFKTHNELHYFFTKQKNRLGLIQAFSEAVDKEPMWFIIGKDIVPDYHAGVMKFPNNDKIERYCRPWYSAILRDTGSN, from the coding sequence ATGGATAAAAAAAAATGCCGGGTTCTGCTTTTTCACTCTCTGTCTGCAAGGGACAGCTATTCGGATTCTGATTTCAGAATAGCACCCATCGGGCTTTTCTTCATAGCAGGAGCATTGAGGGAACATGGATTTGAACCGTTGATTATTCCAGTACTATTGCCGGTGTTTCTTGAAGATTCTGCAATATCAGCTGACTATAAAAAAGAGCTGCGAAAAAAAATCCATAATTTTAATCCTCAATATATAGGATATTCTTTCAGAAATCTTTACAATTTTGGTCCGCCTGTCATTAAAACCAATACATTAGTTGATTTTTTCTGCATTTCTCAGGATCTTCCTGTCATAGACTTTCTAAAAAACTGTTCCGGGGCTCCCGTCATAGCCGGAGGCTCAGGGTTTTCGCTTGCACCTGAATTTTACATGACATACCTCAATCTTGATTATGGTATCCAGGGAGAAGGTGAACATTCAATGGTCATGCTTCTTGAGAAACTGAATCAAGGTGAGGAAGTTGATTCAGTTCCGGGGCTTGTTTTCAGGAGAGACAGTATAATTCACAAAAATGACAGAAAAAATTGTGATAATGACAGCTTATGGAAAATGGACGTCTCATGCCTTGATAATCTCACTGAAATTTACCATGATAATGGAGGTTATGGTTCCATACAAACCAAAAGGGGGTGTTCTTTTAATTGCTCCTATTGTGTTTATCCATACCTCGAAGGTCAAAAATACAGGTTGAGGCCTGTTTCCCAGATAGTTTCTGAGATCAGGACATATCTTCAGGATTATAAAATACAGCATATATATTTTGTGGATTCTGTTTTTTCAAGTCCTACAGATCATTCCATCGCCATTGTTGATGCAATCATTGAAAGCAGGCTTGATATAAAGTGGTATGCTTATGTAAATCCTTCTGGATTAACAGAGGCGTTGCTTCAAAAGTACAGGGGATCAGGATGCGCAGGTCTGGTACTGACGCTTGAAAGCGGGAGTGACAAAGTTCTGAAATATCTAAAAAAAGGTTTTACGACAAAAGACTCGGTAATTGCCATAGAAAATCTTGTTAATGCTAAAATACCATTTGAAGTGTCCATGTTGACAGGAAGCCCTGAAGAGACAGAAAATACGCTGAACGAAACGTTGCTATTCTGCCATGATTATTTAAAAAATATTCCTGTCACATTTACCCCTGGTGTATGGATGCATCCAGTCTCATCAATTTTTTCTGATTTTCACAATACAAGCAATCAGGATGTAGATGTCTTGTCCAGACTGATACTTTCAAATGATTTTAAAACTCACAACGAACTGCATTATTTTTTTACAAAACAGAAAAACAGGCTTGGGCTAATTCAAGCGTTCAGTGAAGCAGTTGATAAAGAACCCATGTGGTTTATTATAGGTAAAGATATTGTTCCTGACTATCACGCAGGTGTCATGAAATTCCCAAATAATGACAAAATAGAAAGATATTGCAGGCCCTGGTATTCAGCCATTTTGAGAGATACAGGTTCTAACTGA
- a CDS encoding NHLP bacteriocin system secretion protein, with protein sequence MSKIFRKVSLDRLSSPDQLDTMIQITSPKGWISLLTTGLLIAAALAWGYFGSLPTKVTGMGLFIKSGGIFEIDAPSPGRIKDIYFNVGDVVEKGRLIARIEQTDLLGKLNDARATLNEMNNRMSLTTSSGKKEVLLSKESATQKIEALKSEIKNLEKQIGWLKQKETNQKKLLAEGILTEQALLDTQKNIDSLNSQVSSSKNELSQIEIQLFQLTTSKDVAREDLMQQISTKKREIADMIKDLEKTSNVMSPYSGQIIELSASTGSIVNAGSPLAKVELMGKNTKNLEAIIYFPAIQGKKIKRGMKAQIAPSTSRQEEFGFMLGLVTSVSEFPVSTSAMMNVLHNDSLVQSLSSGGAPIEVRADLIPDPRTPSGYKWSSGNGPRIMMGSGTMCQGNVVVEQQKPINMVIPIFKKYVLGEGIPNEKN encoded by the coding sequence ATGTCAAAAATATTCAGAAAAGTTTCATTGGACAGGTTGTCTTCTCCGGACCAGCTGGATACTATGATACAGATCACAAGTCCAAAGGGCTGGATCTCTCTTTTGACAACTGGTCTGCTCATTGCCGCCGCTCTTGCCTGGGGATATTTCGGGTCATTGCCTACCAAGGTGACAGGGATGGGGCTTTTTATTAAGAGTGGCGGTATTTTTGAAATCGACGCGCCATCACCGGGACGAATAAAAGATATTTACTTTAACGTCGGGGATGTTGTGGAGAAAGGCAGACTCATTGCACGAATTGAACAGACCGATCTGCTTGGAAAACTTAACGATGCGCGAGCAACTCTCAATGAAATGAATAACAGAATGTCACTGACTACCTCGTCAGGTAAAAAAGAAGTTCTGCTTAGCAAAGAGTCTGCGACCCAAAAAATAGAAGCCCTTAAAAGTGAAATAAAAAACCTTGAAAAGCAGATTGGCTGGCTTAAACAGAAAGAAACCAATCAGAAGAAACTTTTGGCAGAAGGGATTTTGACCGAACAGGCCCTTCTTGATACACAGAAAAATATTGATTCTCTCAACAGTCAGGTCAGCAGTTCAAAAAATGAATTAAGCCAGATTGAGATTCAGCTTTTTCAATTAACCACAAGCAAGGACGTTGCGAGAGAAGATCTTATGCAGCAGATCAGCACTAAAAAACGTGAGATTGCCGACATGATAAAAGATCTTGAAAAAACATCCAATGTAATGAGCCCTTATTCTGGTCAGATCATAGAACTGAGCGCTTCAACAGGATCTATCGTGAACGCCGGCTCACCCCTTGCAAAAGTTGAGTTGATGGGTAAAAACACAAAAAATCTTGAAGCAATAATATATTTCCCGGCAATACAGGGCAAAAAAATCAAAAGAGGCATGAAAGCCCAGATTGCCCCCTCAACAAGCCGTCAGGAAGAATTCGGTTTCATGCTCGGTCTTGTAACATCGGTGTCTGAGTTTCCGGTCTCAACTTCAGCCATGATGAATGTTCTGCATAATGATTCACTGGTTCAGTCCTTATCTTCCGGGGGAGCGCCCATAGAAGTTCGTGCCGATCTTATTCCTGATCCAAGAACTCCGAGCGGCTATAAATGGTCATCTGGAAATGGCCCCAGAATAATGATGGGGTCAGGAACCATGTGCCAGGGCAACGTGGTGGTCGAACAGCAGAAGCCGATTAACATGGTTATCCCTATATTCAAAAAATATGTCCTTGGTGAGGGGATTCCAAATGAAAAGAATTAA
- a CDS encoding NHLP family bacteriocin export ABC transporter peptidase/permease/ATPase subunit, which produces MKRIKTPTVLQMEGLECGAASLAMVLAYHGRKVPLEELRVECGVSRDGSKASNVLKAARKYGMEANGFRLEPEDLKTIDFPVIIFWNFNHFVVLEGFKNDKVYINDPASGPKVISYEEFDNAFTGVVLTFSPTDKFEKGGDSDSTVKSLLRRLDNAASPLVYIILAGLFLVVPGIVIPVFTRIFVDNVLVGRMLGWFRPLLVAMSITALIRFTLTWLQEHYLLKFETRLAISSSAKFLTHILSLPVEFFSQRMGGDLVSRIQLNDKVATLLSGTLSINALNLVMVFFYMIIMFYYDIVLTMTGIAVAMINLVALKFVSKKRALLNQKLQQEMGKLMGVSMSGLRMIETLKASGGESDFFAKWGGHEAKVTNANQELAIPTQLLGMVTPLLLAINNLVVLVVGGYRVMDGVLTMGMLVAFQSLMSSFLQPFNQLVQLGSTLQETTSDIKRLDDALKYKKAQGFNDISIDEFGSEKLEGHLELRNISFGYSKVEPPLITDFSVILRPGSRVAIVGGSGSGKSTVAKIASGLYAPWSGEVLYDGKLLHNIPEQVFFDSVAMVDQDIFMFEGSIKENLTMWDSSVPDEDVVFAAHDAHIHDEVASRRGGYESHVEEGGTNFSGGQRQRIEIARALLNIPNILIMDEATSALDAQTEMIVDGNIRRRGTTCLIVAHRLSTIRDCDEIIVLDKGKIVQRGTHETMKDVEGPYAELIKSY; this is translated from the coding sequence ATGAAAAGAATTAAAACCCCCACCGTACTGCAGATGGAAGGTCTTGAATGCGGAGCTGCATCTCTCGCCATGGTGCTTGCCTACCATGGCCGGAAGGTACCTCTTGAGGAACTCAGAGTAGAATGCGGCGTTTCCCGTGACGGAAGCAAGGCAAGCAATGTGTTAAAAGCTGCAAGAAAGTACGGTATGGAGGCAAATGGGTTCAGGCTGGAGCCTGAAGATCTTAAAACCATTGATTTCCCGGTCATTATATTCTGGAACTTCAACCATTTCGTTGTCCTTGAAGGGTTCAAAAATGATAAGGTATACATAAATGATCCTGCATCAGGACCAAAAGTAATCAGTTATGAAGAGTTTGACAATGCATTTACAGGTGTGGTGCTTACATTTTCGCCTACAGACAAGTTTGAAAAAGGCGGAGATAGCGATTCCACGGTCAAATCACTTCTTCGAAGGCTTGATAACGCTGCCTCTCCTCTTGTTTACATTATTCTTGCGGGGCTGTTTCTGGTGGTTCCAGGAATTGTAATACCTGTATTTACAAGGATTTTTGTTGATAACGTACTTGTAGGCCGGATGCTGGGCTGGTTCAGGCCACTTCTTGTGGCCATGAGCATTACAGCCTTGATCCGCTTTACCCTCACATGGCTTCAGGAGCACTATCTTCTCAAGTTCGAAACCCGGCTTGCCATCAGTTCATCCGCAAAATTTTTGACACATATACTGAGTCTGCCAGTAGAGTTTTTCTCCCAGCGCATGGGCGGTGATCTTGTATCCAGAATCCAGCTCAATGACAAGGTCGCAACTCTTTTGTCCGGAACACTCTCCATAAATGCATTGAACCTTGTCATGGTATTTTTTTACATGATCATAATGTTTTATTATGACATCGTACTCACAATGACAGGTATTGCGGTTGCGATGATCAACCTGGTAGCATTGAAATTTGTGTCAAAAAAACGAGCTTTGTTAAATCAGAAGCTTCAGCAGGAAATGGGGAAACTCATGGGTGTGTCCATGTCTGGACTGCGCATGATAGAAACTCTTAAAGCGTCAGGAGGCGAATCAGATTTTTTTGCCAAATGGGGCGGCCATGAAGCCAAAGTTACCAACGCCAATCAGGAGCTTGCAATACCAACCCAGCTGCTTGGCATGGTTACTCCCCTTCTTTTGGCGATCAATAATCTGGTGGTGCTGGTTGTTGGCGGATACCGCGTCATGGATGGCGTTCTTACAATGGGTATGCTAGTGGCGTTTCAAAGTCTCATGTCCAGCTTCCTTCAGCCATTTAACCAGCTAGTGCAGCTCGGCTCCACTCTTCAGGAAACCACTTCAGATATCAAGCGGCTTGATGATGCCCTGAAATATAAAAAAGCCCAGGGGTTTAATGATATATCCATTGACGAGTTCGGATCTGAAAAACTCGAAGGGCATCTTGAACTTAGAAACATAAGCTTCGGGTATAGCAAGGTTGAGCCTCCGCTGATAACTGATTTTTCAGTCATACTCAGGCCAGGGTCAAGAGTGGCTATTGTTGGCGGATCAGGATCAGGAAAATCAACAGTCGCCAAAATTGCTAGCGGTCTTTATGCTCCGTGGTCTGGAGAAGTTCTTTATGATGGCAAGCTGCTGCACAATATTCCGGAACAGGTCTTTTTTGACTCAGTTGCAATGGTTGATCAGGATATTTTCATGTTTGAAGGCAGTATCAAGGAAAATCTTACAATGTGGGATAGCTCTGTTCCTGATGAGGACGTGGTTTTTGCAGCTCATGATGCACATATCCATGATGAGGTCGCATCGAGAAGAGGCGGATACGAGAGCCATGTCGAAGAAGGTGGGACCAATTTTAGCGGCGGTCAGAGGCAGAGAATTGAAATCGCCAGGGCTCTGCTGAATATTCCAAATATTCTGATCATGGATGAGGCCACCAGTGCCCTTGACGCTCAGACTGAAATGATTGTTGACGGTAATATCAGAAGGCGGGGCACAACATGCCTGATAGTAGCTCACAGACTGAGCACAATCAGGGATTGCGATGAGATTATAGTTTTGGATAAAGGGAAGATCGTTCAGCGCGGTACACACGAAACCATGAAAGATGTAGAAGGCCCGTATGCAGAACTTATCAAATCATACTGA
- a CDS encoding B12-binding domain-containing radical SAM protein — protein sequence MYDILFINPPNHGREDFIPLGLRNLYTIIRDAGYKTGFIDIQKLFITGELEFNHDSMENIYNIIGSAEAKIYAFTLWNTSFPWVISTCKYLKQSDSRSITIIGGPLSTLSSEQILKDYDCIDIACRFEGELIIEPLVNTLLSSVLADIGNIQNISYRDIDGVIKSTDSAPLIDNLDILPMIDITPTDFRSPVINLEAGRGCSFHCYYCSSCFIWKFKPRYKSGKRLFSEIEHICSQYKREGINQPVFHLEHDNFLMKPEVLTELDSRVQETGLKFKYGFAGRADLITDKNLELLKSTGCFYVYLGIETGSARMQKIINKNLPLKKIFSSILKLQKNRIMVNANLMYGFPEENLDDLHASLDLMNTLRYLGVNVYISMLSPESKTPVGDAAPLSDYLFNDSSRYYKELIHSGFKPEEYKKVYLNHLYTLENRHYDILIYNQFVQFWHTLITDYPLTVYTLNSHNDCDWKNIFSVWNNNLKNWNFSGASNQSLIDSFRLFNQNFGQNEKETEIAVLEHSINMRSKNSNNDNDISREQLMEYYGYYNKIRKETIDRLNAMHGFY from the coding sequence ATGTATGATATTTTGTTTATAAACCCTCCGAATCATGGCCGGGAAGATTTTATACCTCTAGGCCTTAGAAATCTTTACACAATAATCAGGGACGCTGGGTATAAAACTGGATTTATTGATATTCAGAAGCTCTTTATAACCGGAGAGCTTGAATTTAATCATGATTCAATGGAAAATATTTACAATATAATAGGCTCTGCAGAAGCAAAAATATATGCTTTTACGCTTTGGAACACATCTTTTCCATGGGTAATAAGTACTTGCAAATATCTCAAACAATCAGACAGCAGATCTATTACCATTATTGGAGGCCCGCTTTCCACACTTTCTTCAGAACAGATTCTAAAAGATTATGACTGTATCGATATTGCCTGCAGATTTGAAGGCGAATTGATTATCGAACCGCTTGTGAATACACTTTTGTCTTCAGTACTGGCAGATATTGGAAATATTCAAAATATTTCGTACAGGGACATAGACGGAGTCATCAAGTCCACGGACAGTGCCCCTCTTATAGATAATCTTGATATTCTTCCAATGATAGATATAACGCCGACTGATTTCAGAAGTCCTGTGATTAACCTGGAAGCAGGACGAGGTTGTTCTTTCCACTGCTATTACTGCTCATCCTGTTTTATCTGGAAATTCAAACCCAGATATAAATCAGGAAAAAGACTGTTTTCTGAAATAGAACATATTTGCAGTCAGTATAAAAGAGAAGGTATAAACCAGCCTGTTTTTCATCTCGAGCATGATAATTTTCTTATGAAGCCAGAAGTTTTAACCGAACTTGATTCAAGAGTTCAGGAAACAGGGTTAAAATTTAAATACGGCTTTGCAGGCAGAGCAGATCTTATAACAGACAAAAATCTCGAGCTTCTCAAAAGTACAGGATGCTTTTATGTTTACCTCGGGATAGAAACAGGGTCAGCTCGTATGCAGAAAATAATCAATAAAAATCTGCCATTAAAAAAAATATTTTCATCCATCCTGAAACTTCAAAAAAATAGAATTATGGTCAACGCTAATCTGATGTATGGTTTTCCGGAAGAAAATCTTGATGATTTACACGCGTCTCTGGATCTAATGAATACTTTGCGATATCTGGGTGTAAATGTTTATATCAGTATGCTGAGTCCTGAATCAAAAACTCCGGTTGGTGATGCCGCACCTTTATCTGATTATCTATTCAATGATTCATCAAGATATTACAAGGAATTGATACATTCTGGTTTTAAACCCGAAGAATACAAAAAGGTTTATCTGAATCATCTATATACGCTGGAAAACCGGCATTATGATATTTTAATCTACAATCAATTTGTTCAATTCTGGCATACGCTTATTACAGATTATCCACTAACTGTTTACACTCTCAATAGCCATAATGACTGTGACTGGAAGAATATTTTTTCAGTATGGAATAACAATCTGAAAAACTGGAACTTCTCCGGTGCTTCAAACCAATCGCTGATTGATTCTTTCAGACTTTTTAATCAAAACTTTGGGCAAAATGAAAAAGAAACTGAAATTGCAGTTCTTGAGCATTCTATCAACATGAGATCAAAAAATAGTAATAACGACAATGATATATCCAGAGAGCAACTTATGGAGTATTATGGATATTATAATAAAATACGCAAAGAGACCATTGACAGACTGAATGCCATGCATGGCTTTTATTAG